CACCTATGCTTGCAGGGAAATTCAAGCCAGGTGTCCATGATCCGGACCCCAAAACATGGAAGGCCAATTTCCGTTGTGCCATGAACTCCCTGCCTGACATTGAGGAAGTGAAGGACAAAAGTATCAACAAAGGCTGCGAGGCAGTGCGTGTCTACCGCATGCTACAGGTGGAgaagaacaaaggaaagaagTCACCAAAGATGGCAGACtgcaggaagaagaggaaggtgaGAAGTGCATGCCGGCTTGGGCCAGCAGCATCAGCACAGGGATGAAAACTAGGCATGGTTGAGTGCTCAATCACACAGTGAGATCTAAATGTACGCATGGGACTTTTGCTTCACCAGGCATCAAAGCTGAAGGCAGAGAAAATGGATGTTGAAGAGACATCCACAGGAGAGCAGTCTTACACCCAAAAGCAGGAAGACAGGACCACTCAGGACAATACCATAGACAGCACTGAAAATCTGAGTAAGTGACCTTAGTAATAAAAGTCTTCTACTGAAACTGCAactaagtttttgttttttttctagtttgtaGTTATgttaaatttcatttttgaaCAACCTaataaaactcttttttttttgccttttctttcaaGATGCAGGAAGCCCTACTTATGATGTTGCACCCTGCTCTGCATATGAAGTGGAAATTTCTGACAGCGATTTTCTCTATAAATTCCAGCTTTCGCCTATTCACACGACAGGTAACAAGgtttctttaattaaatgtaaatcaaatgtaaatttctatacattttattaaatatttaatttattaacttTAATTGTACAACCATACTGTGAAATGGCACGTGGTATTCACTGTATTTTTTATATCTCTGTTGCATTTCCCAGACTATGAGGAAAATGAAGCTATTGTTGAGGTGAGTTTGGTTTTggaatatataaaacatacccTGTCCGTTGTGCTTGTTCATTGTCAGGAATACCCTGGTTTTGTTATGTAACCAAATGCCTGTTACTGGCATAGTGCAATTGTTTGTAATAGTAAAGAGCAAGCAAAACTCAGTCGATTACAAATTCTGTGTTTTGCTCCAGCAGATCACACGGCAATTGGAACTTGATAGTACGCAGTGGCTACAAAGCAATAGCAGCGGAAAGGGGTTCCTGTGCAATGAAGTAGGCATGACAGAATCTTACCACAGTCCAGAGAGCCAATGGAGTGATAACTCAGGTAACTAAATGCTGTATAATTAGTTTAGCTGTATGAATATGGGACATATTGCCAGGACTATGTTTCCCCATACCAGGCAGTATTGCCATCAAAATAGATTTGGCTAGATTTGCTAGTCAAATCAATAAACGTATTTCAGACTATGTGACTGtaacaagatttttttaatatatagatttttatGAAATGGCATCTAAAAGTGTCATTGCTTGTCTGTAAAGCACCATCAAATGCTTTTACTTATTGTTCACAGAAACTCATCACACTAGCTATTCTGTATTGGAAACTTTTGTAGGTAAATTACACTTTTGTAGTCTTAGGCAGAGCGCCAGTCCTCATGTGaagtgtttttgttgatttCCTTTTAGGGGAGGAGCTTGAATTGCGATTTTACACAGAACTGAGCTCAGGCTTGCCTACCACTGAAGAGCTAAGCTACACAGAGCCATGGAACAGCATCCAGCACACCACCAGCTTGCTACCAGTTGGCTGTCCTCTCTGAGAGCTATTGGGTGCTTAGCCCAACGATTCTTCTTTATACCTCACATTGGGGGTTCAAAAGCCCTTTTCCATCACTGACTACGAACTTGATATCACCGAAAGCCTAACTAGCAAAAGAACATCTTCAGATGGAAGGCTGTAATGCAAGACAGATCATCAGTGAACCAACATTTGACTTTATGGATATTTTCTCAAACTTGCTGTTGTTACACTAGGATTGAGTATTTTCAGGTGTCTGGCTATCCTGCTGTTCTTTGCTAAAAGCCACAATCTTGACAACCATGACGCATGACTTTAGTCTTGTTTGGGATAAAGTTGTTAGGTTTGGAGGCCTGCGActtgtatataaacacagacatgtaatCTCATTTAATGTGATGTTTAATAGTTTCCGTTATTGAAATACATCAGGggtttaatgctttttttcctgaaaCTTTGCTTGGTAACTCTTTTAAGATCTTGTCAGCTTTGGGTGAATATCTTTAAGCcatttgtaaataatgtataataatgttttgtaataaaaagtgaaaatgtagCATGTCCTTGCTCATGATTAATACTTTTAAATGGTTGCAGTAATTAAGAAGTACAAACGTGAGGATACATTATAATAGGGTTAGTTTGAAGTGGTTAACTGCATTTTCCATTGCCTTAAGTTAAAGTGGACAGACCTTAACATATGTTACTCATTATGATATTCCACAATCCTCCTTATTAACCTTAGCATTCAGATCAAGATGGGTTTATGAATGCTGTCAAAACACATTCCGCACGACTGCTCTTTTAGTACAAGGGaaaattttattacatttggcCTGATAATGTAGAATCTAATACATAATGTCCAGCTGagacatacacaaaacattcttaaatgtatataaaaaataaataaaataaatatattaagagTTGGAACACTATAAAgtcaaataatataaatatgagAACTATAAAGCTGACTGCCCTGTCTGGTCTGACTTGTGACACTGTGGCAGTGGCAGATTTGTGCTTTGTTAATTACATATTTCTAGTTTCCTATATACTCGTTCCCTTAGAGGACAGTTTTTGGCTTGCACTCttcaacacattcaaacacCCCTTCTTAAAATCACAAGCTGAAATGAACTGGACAGCAAAGTGAGGTTTGTCAAAATCCATGACAAGGACTGCAAAATGTTGGCCACCTGGTTCAACAGAGGCTCCAAAGGCTCTGAGTAGCAAGTGCTTTTTGAGTGGTTGGCCAAAACATTGCCTTGGGTACAAGAATGTTCCATATAaaggattttatttattatctctGGTTTTTGATGTGGACACCCATGCCACTTGCTGATTTCTTTGGCAAAGTCGTAGTGGGTTTCTAAAAGCAGCatcttttctgaaatgcaaagAAGACATAAAGCCAGTGTCAACAAATTTACATAATTGGATGCCTCATTCAAGTTTAACCATATAAAACAATCTGACATCTGCTGAACAGCCATGACGGGAGCTCATGTGTGACACTGACCTGGCTGTACAGAAGGAATGCTATATGGCTGAGCACACAGTTTGTTCTGTTCAGCTGAATGTGTAGTGCATGCCCTGGGGTTTCCAAACTGCATGGTTTATGCCATGGTGTAAAGTCTAGTCAATTTTTATCAAATCAATTGGTGAATTTACTTACAAATAATAACTTGTAATGTGATAATGTGCCATTGCAATGCAGTTGAAAATGACAGAATCAACTGTGTAATATCTTGAAATGGAATACATGATACAGCAGTTAGGGAAAAGTTCAAATAGAACAGGAAACTGGGCCAAAGTACAGACTACAGACTGCCCTAATACACGATTATACCAAAGTACAGATTACAGACTGGCCTAATACACAAGTATACTAAAGTACAGACTGCAGACTCACCTAATACACAAGTAGTATGCCAAAACTAGTATACCAAATAAGGAAGTACTATTCAATATACTAGATGACACTGCATGTTCAGTGTAATACGTTAGTGTATAGAATTATAGTGCGTATACAGGAATATATGAGTATATAGGGAACTGTTAAACAATTCATAAGGCACTAGTGTTCAGATGTCATCTGAGCCAATGTAAGGGGTTATTTTCAATGTGTGTTAACATCCTATAACTCGACACATGGCTTCATATCTTATCAACTGGACATGCAATATctataaatcattaaaaaaagaacagttcTGAAGTTTTAATTCTGTGGGACAACTTCAGAAaactcaaaattaaaaaatccattgtgtggagtgtgtttaattattaaaattaataattgttCAAtcaattaacacatttttttgcattaagGAAGCTGTCAATGACTGTCCCACTTTCATGTTATGAGAAACAAGTGCTGAGTTTTTCAGTTAAgttaaaaatagaaatagaattATGCTGGCAATCAGTTACAAGTGTACTACCTAGTAGGGCAGCATAATGATAACACTGGATagacagttttttttaagtgtctcTTGACATTGTATTATGTTTACTGTGATTATTGCCACCTCAGGACTACTGCTTTTCACAAAACAAGTTTATTGACTTGATTCCAGTAATCAGAAGTTTATCTGGCTAGACTTTGTGGCCTTGGAGGAAGAGCCTCAGCAAATATCTTATTACAAAATTAAGTGGGCAACCTGGGAAACAGGAACATTGCATCTTGTGCATAAACCTCAGAGCAAAACTTTTGTTTAAGCAACCGTAGTTATGTTTC
This is a stretch of genomic DNA from Electrophorus electricus isolate fEleEle1 chromosome 6, fEleEle1.pri, whole genome shotgun sequence. It encodes these proteins:
- the irf1b gene encoding interferon regulatory factor 1b isoform X2, translated to MPVSRMRMRPWLEDKIESNTIAGLVWVDKEKKMFSIPWKHAARHGWEMDKDACLFKQWAIHTGKFKPGVHDPDPKTWKANFRCAMNSLPDIEEVKDKSINKGCEAVRVYRMLQVEKNKGKKSPKMADCRKKRKASKLKAEKMDVEETSTGEQSYTQKQEDRTTQDNTIDSTENLNAGSPTYDVAPCSAYEVEISDSDFLYKFQLSPIHTTDYEENEAIVEITRQLELDSTQWLQSNSSGKGFLCNEVGMTESYHSPESQWSDNSGEELELRFYTELSSGLPTTEELSYTEPWNSIQHTTSLLPVGCPL
- the irf1b gene encoding interferon regulatory factor 1b isoform X1, encoding MPVSRMRMRPWLEDKIESNTIAGLVWVDKEKKMFSIPWKHAARHGWEMDKDACLFKQWAIHTGKFKPGVHDPDPKTWKANFRCAMNSLPDIEEVKDKSINKGCEAVRVYRMLQVEKNKGKKSPKMADCRKKRKASKLKAEKMDVEETSTGEQSYTQKQEDRTTQDNTIDSTENLNAGSPTYDVAPCSAYEVEISDSDFLYKFQLSPIHTTDYEENEAIVEQITRQLELDSTQWLQSNSSGKGFLCNEVGMTESYHSPESQWSDNSGEELELRFYTELSSGLPTTEELSYTEPWNSIQHTTSLLPVGCPL